A single Capricornis sumatraensis isolate serow.1 chromosome 20, serow.2, whole genome shotgun sequence DNA region contains:
- the CNFN gene encoding cornifelin → MQFEMHDNVKGKAMSYPVTSQPQSASTCYQTQLSDWHTGLTDCCNDMPVCLCGTFAPLCLACRISDDFGECCCTPYLPGGLHSLRTGMRERYRIQGSVGKDWAALTFCLPCALCQMARELKIRE, encoded by the exons ATGCAGTTTGAGATGCACGACAACGTGAAAGGCAAAG CCATGTCCTACCCAGTGACCAGTCAGCCCCAAAGCGCCAGCACATGCTACCAGACCCAGCTCAGTGACTGGCACACCGGCCTCACGGACTGCTGCAACGACATGCCCGTCT GTCTGTGCGGCACCTTCGCCCCCCTGTGCCTCGCCTGCCGCATCTCCGACGACTTCGGCGAGTGCTGCTGCACGCCCTACCTGCCCGGAGGCCTGCACTCCCTGCGCACCGGCATGCGCGAGCGCTACCGCATCCAG gGCTCCGTCGGGAAGGACTGGGCGGCCCTCACCTTTTGTTTGCCCTGCGCCCTCTGTCAGATGGCGCGGGAACTGAAGATCCGAGAGTAA